Part of the Deltaproteobacteria bacterium genome is shown below.
CGATCGGCGGGGCTCAGTACCCCGTGGCCGCCGCGGTTGAGCACGTGCGTGTAAATCATGGTCGTCCGGACATCGGCGTGGCCGAGCAGTTCCTGCACGGTGCGGATGTCGTAGCCGTCCCGGAGCAGGTCCGTGGCGAACGAATGCCGGAACGTGTGGCAGCCAACGTGCTTGCCGATGCGCGCCCGCCGCACCGCCTCCCGCACTGCCCGCTGCAACACCGACTCGTGCAAATGAAACCGTGCCCGTATCCCCGTGCGCGGATGCTGACAGAGCTCGGAGGCCGGGAACACCCACTGCCAGGCCCACTCGGTCGGCGCGTTCGGGTATTTCCGCGCTAACGCATCCGGGAGATGCACGGCCGCCACCCCCTGGCGCACCCATTCCGCGTGGCCCGCTTGCAGCGCCGCCAGGTGCGCACGCAACGGTTCCCGTGCCGCCGCGGGTAACATGGTGTGGCGGTCCTTGCCTCCCTTGCCTTCGCGGACGGTGATCTCATTGCGGCCGAAATCGACGTCTTTCACCCGCAGGCTCAAACACTCCTGCAGGCGCAACCCCGCCCCGTAGAGGAGCATGACCATCAACCACTCACGGCCGCGCAGTTCGCCCAGGATGCCCTTGACCTCCTCCCGCGTGAGCACGACCGGCAGCCGCGGGGTCCGCTTGGCGCGCACCAGGTCGTCGAGCCAACCGAAGCCCTGCCCCAATACCTCACGATACAGAAACAGCAGCGCGGCCAGCGCCTGATTCTGGGTGGAGGCGCTCACGTGCGCAGCGGTCGCCAACGACGACAGGAACGCCGACACTTCCGCCGCCCCCATCTCCGCCGGATGCCGCTTGCCGTGAAACAGGATGAAGCGTTTGATCCAGTGTACGTAGGCCTCTTCCGTCCGGTAGCTGTAGTGCCGGGTGCGGATGTCTTCGCGGACTTTGTCGTGGAGTCTGGGTTTGGGCGCGGCTGAAGGTCTGCCAGCGGCGGGAGCGGCGCTCCCGCCCTCAAGGGACGGGCGGATGGCGCGTGGCGTTGTTGTTGCGGGACGCAGCGGCGCTCCATCCCGGGGGTTCTCTGCGCCGTGCGCTCGCGAGGCGAGCGGCGCGCAGCGAGGGAGTCGGAGGGGCGGCCGGCGGACCGCAGGCAAGGATGCCTGCGCCACCTGCGAGCGGCCCGCGCTCCCTGGAGGTGGGATTGCAGGCAAGATGCCTGCGATACCGGTAGAGCGGCTTGGGCTACCGGCGGGGCCGCCGGTGCCACCGAGGGGCTGAGGGGCTTGCGGGAAAGATGCGGGGTCAGGTTGGTGCCCGCGCTCGCGCTGGCTCGCGATTGAACCCCTCACCCCGACCGCGTCTGGCGGGACGGCGGCTGCCCGCCGTTGCAGCGGACGGGCCGGTGATCGTGGTCGGCAGGGTAGTAACCTGGTATCGGTCGAAGGTATGCCGGAGAAGATGCCCCCGTGGCTCTGAGCGCGGCTCAGAGCCGTTCGATCAGCGTCGCGTTGGCCAAGCCGCCGCCTTCACACATGGTCTGCAAGCCGTAGCGGCCGGCGCGCCGTTCCAGCTCGTGCAGCAAGCTGGTCATCAGCTTCGCGCCGGTGCAACCGAGCGGATGACCGAGGGCGATCGCACCGCCGTTGACGTTGAGCTTGTCCAGATCGGCGCCGAGCTCCTTGGCCCATGCCAGCGGCACCGAGGCGAAGGCCTCGTTGACCTCGTAGAGGTCGATGTCACCGATCCGCAGCCCGGCCTTGGCGAGCAGCTTGCTGGTGGCGGGAATCGGCGCCCCCAGCATCATCACCGGATCATCGGCAGCCAGCGTCATGGCATGAATGCGCGCCCGTGCCTTGGCGCCCAGG
Proteins encoded:
- a CDS encoding integron integrase codes for the protein MRPSLEGGSAAPAAGRPSAAPKPRLHDKVREDIRTRHYSYRTEEAYVHWIKRFILFHGKRHPAEMGAAEVSAFLSSLATAAHVSASTQNQALAALLFLYREVLGQGFGWLDDLVRAKRTPRLPVVLTREEVKGILGELRGREWLMVMLLYGAGLRLQECLSLRVKDVDFGRNEITVREGKGGKDRHTMLPAAAREPLRAHLAALQAGHAEWVRQGVAAVHLPDALARKYPNAPTEWAWQWVFPASELCQHPRTGIRARFHLHESVLQRAVREAVRRARIGKHVGCHTFRHSFATDLLRDGYDIRTVQELLGHADVRTTMIYTHVLNRGGHGVLSPADRL